tctcaaaccatgccctctagtactggactctcccagcatctggaacatatttcttgcctctatcttgtccaatcccttaataatcttatatgttgcaatcagatcccctctcaatctccttaattccagcgtgcaaTCCTTAATCCttattccttaatcctgcccaccaaggccttctcatggccccttctggctctcctaatttccttcttaagcttgaCTAAAATACCCACAATCCCTTGCCTTCCAAACAGGGTAGATGCTAACTCCATCGATGTTCCTGTGCCAAGGGACTACAAGCCCCACAATCCTCTATCTCCCGAATGTATGGGGTGACATTGTGCAATTGGACCCCAACGTAGGTTGTGTTTGTTGGAGGGAATGAGGCAGGTGTGAAATGGGTCGGGGGAGCAATGATTACCGAACAATGGCTAGCATGGGCTGGTGGTCCAGCCCAGTGCCCATTGGAGATTGCTGGTTCTTGGGATCTTCTAGTGCTGTAGCCTGTTGCTTGCCCGTGCAGGGGTGCCATACCTCGACCGAGGGGTGCCCGAGTCAGAGAGGGAGACAATGAATCCGAATGGGTTTGGGAGGGGCATGTGCATGCCTTCATTTGGAGGGGGTTTTGGTCCTTGCGGGTGTCTTTACTTAGAGTGAGTTTCCATGTGCCTGCATATTTATTGTATTCATGTTTAGAGGGAACCCTTATTTGTGTCTGTATTTAAAGGGGGACCCCGGATTCGTGTCTGTATTTAGAGAGGAACCCCTATTTGTCTCTGTATTTAGAGAGGAACCCCTATTTGTCTCTGTATTTAGAGGGTTCCTCTATTCTAGCTCTTCCATCCCtcccatgtctctctctctctctctctctctctctctctctctctctctctctctctctctctctctctctctctctctctctctcccccccccccccccccccacatcactCACACATCCTGTCCTGGCTCGGTGCCCTATTCCACCCAAACCAACACCCACGCCTTTATAAACTCCTCCATCTGCTCCCCGCCCTCCTGGCTGGTGACTGCCTCGCTCTCCTTCTCTCGTTCTCTCTCGCTGTCTGTTCCGCCCCCACCCTCGTAGCTCCTCTCCGTCTTTCGCTCttactctccatctctctctccctctaccccccTCTTCCTCTCTTTCAATCGCTCcgtcccctcctctctcccttcattctctctctttctaaccgctcatccctccctccccacttcaCCAATGCGGGAGTCGAGCCCACTCGCCCTCATCAACATCCCACTCTTCCTGCTTTTCTCCCGGCCACTCAACCCTCTCGCCCAGTTCCCCCGTCCCTGCGTCTCGCTCTCCGCCCTGACCTCGCGTGTCTGCTGTCCCCACTGGCCAGGGGATGGGTCTCCCTGCGGGGAGCGCAGCGGCCGGGGATCCTGCATGCCCTTCCGCCCCGCTCCTCCTGCTACACCCCCCTCCGCGCTCCCCTCGCCCTGGGATTTCCGGCTGGCCTGGCCCAGCGCCTTCTTTGCCTACGCCTGTGCATGCCACCCCCGCTTCTCGGGATTCGATTGCGGGAAGTGCGCGGGAGGCTGGCGGGGTCCCTTCTGCGAGCGCTGGGCAGTCCGAGTGAGGAAGGGAGTCCATCAGCTCAGCCGGCAGCAGTGGCGGGTCCTTCTCAGGACACTGAAGAAGGCTAAGGGCACCATCAGCCACCGATACGTCATCCTGGCCACCCTAGCTCCTGACCGCTCCtcattctcttccccatcctctccatatgCCTCCTCGTCCCGTTTCTCATTCACCCtgttccccttctcctctcccttcccatctgCCCCTCCGCTGCCAGGGTATCTGGCCTTCCTAAACGCCACAGTCTACGACCTTACAACCTGGATGCATTACCTGGCCACCAAGCCCCTGGGTGGGAAAGCCGGTGGGGGTTTGAGGGAGGGGGCAATATCTAGCGCCAACTTTGCCCACGGGGGTCCAGCCTTCGCCCCCTGGCACCGGCGCTACCTGGCATTCCTCGAGGAGGAGTTGAGGATACTATCGGGGGACGAAGACTTCAGCTTGCCGTACTGGAACTGGACCCGGACCCCGGGCTGTGATGTCTGTCGGGTTAGCCAAATGGGGCGCAGTGACAACCGCGGCAAGATACGAGCACCCGCCTTCCTCACCGGCTGGAAGGTGAGAGCACGCCGTGGGTCGCGGAGGCCGGACAGGGTGACGGAGGGCCGTGACAGAGACGGGGAGGAAtgtagggaagggagagagtcatggagatggggagggagtgACGGAGACGAGGAAGGAGGGTAGGGATGACCGATCGGGAAGTGGGTGTCGTGGAAAGGGAGAGCTGGTGGAGACGGAGAAGGGCAAAGGGGAAGCAGAGATTTATCGCGTTCACATCTCACCAGCTGCCTGCGAATGAGTGCAGCTGCTAACGAGTAGAGTAACGGGAAGTTAGCCCTCGGACCTACGGTCAGCAGTTGGTCAGGGACACGGCGACCTGCCAAATCCCTCAGTTCCCAACCGCGTAGAGATCCTgttcacacaacacacacaaaacagccGCAACCCCATCAATCAATATACACtacacacaccactcccctctctgtCAAGCTCTCCCTCCCTTTCGCTCCTCCCCACCTCCAAGAGCCcttcctcccctacacccctctgaGTCTCAATGAAATCATCCTTCTCCCGTGCGCCATCCTGTCTGTGTGATTCCCTGGCCCCGTTCCCCACTCCAGTTAAACCCAACTGGACCCCTTTCCACACTTTCATTAAACCCACTGTGTTCGCATTTCCCGCTCCCGTTAAACCCACCGAGATTTCATTTGCCGCTCCCTTCAAACCTATCAGGACTCCGAACCCCGCTCCCCATTAAACCAATTGGGATCCTGTTTCCCGTTCCATTGAAACCAACCGGGACCCTATTTACCGTTCCCTTTAAACCTCGAAGTCACTCGAATTAAAGCGGGTTAAAAGTGAATTGAGATCACGCACTTCGGgaagacaaaccagggtagggccCTTCAGAGCGAACGCCAGTCCCTGGAAAGCAACGTTTTCTTAAACAGCCGTGAGGACCAACCATTGTTCTGAGCAGGAAACATTTACAATGCGGGGGCACTTTATTACTTCTTTGTAATacgcatactatgaatatttagaacgAACATTTAAATATCAGATCgttttaattttatgtattaatTGAAAGCTTTCACGTTTCATAAACTTTATACTGGTCTGTCTTCATTGCAAATCCGTTGTCGATAAACAatataaggggacaggaggctggacccaagtgccggacgcaggcactgaagtaataggggcaggacgggaacaactaaacgGTAGACAAGATGTGGAGACCGTGGTATGCGTGAGGGGCGtgacgttcaaggtgattctggggttccaggagagtcttagagttcaggcaaggaggatcccggagttcaggcaaggcagggtCTTGGAGATCACTGGGGGTcgcataactcctaggcagggcccggacctcccaggcaggaacacgggggcctgagCAGGACGCAGGGCACTTGGGTAGGTTGCGGGGTACAACCCGTCGGCAGCAAGGgataggtaggggcagagacctctgggcgggccgcataactCCTATTCACCCCCTGTCTCATTCACCCCCCTCTCCATCACCCCACTCTCTCATTCACCACCTCTCCATCACCCCCTCTCTCATTCAACCTCCTCTCCATCACCCCCTCTCATTTATCCccctctccatcaccccctcTCATTCACCCATCTTTCATTCAACCTCCTCTCCATCACCCCCTCTCATTTATCCccctctccatcaccccctcTCATTCATCCTCTCTCATTCACCCCACTCTGTCATTCACCCCGCTCTCCATCAACCCCTCtctccattaccccctctctccatcacccCCTCTCATTCACCCcactctcttcccctttccttccactcttcttcaccctcccacttgttCCCTCCCaaatctctccctccctcctccattTTTATCTCTTTTCTTCCATATCACTCACACTCTTTTACTGGCTCCTCCGCTCCATCTTCTCTCCCAACCCCTCCACCTCACATTCCCACACCCTCTCACTCCCacacctctcccccatcccccctccttacagacagtgtgcACCTACGACGGAGACACAGAGGCATCCATGGACACCATCTGCCTTCAGCCAACTCGACAGACTCACCTGCTGTGGCGCCGGCCAGGGGGTGATCCGGGAGCCCCACGTCTGCCCACCACCCGTGATGTGTCCGACGCCCTGCAGCTACAAAACTACGATAGCCATCCCTTCAACCAGTTCGCCATCTCCAGCTTCCGCAACGTGCTAGAAGGTGCAGAGAGTGGAttaccccccacaccgtcccattacacactcccggggtcagacacagagtgaagctccctccacaccgtcccatcaaacactcctgagtcagacacagagtgaagctccctccacaccgtcccatcacacactcccagggtcagacacagagtgaagctccctgcgcaccatcccatcacacactcccagggtcagacacagagtgaagccccctccacaccgtcccatcacacactcccggggtcagacacagagtgaagctccctccacaccgtcccatcacacactcctgagtcagacacagagtgaagctccctccacaccgtcccatcacacactcccggggtcagacacagagtgaagctccctccacactgtcccatcacacactcctgagtcagacacagagtgaagctccctccacaccgtcccatcacacactcctggggtcagacacagagtgaagctccctccacactgtcccatcacacactcctgagtcagacacagagtgaagctccctcctcactgtcccatcacacactcccagggtcagacacagagtgaagccccctccacaccgtcccatcacacactcccggggtcagacacagagtgaaggttCCTCCTCACCGTCGTATCACACAATTCCGGtatccgacacagagtgaatctcacgcTGCACCTTCCCATAACACGCTCACAAGATCCTTGTATTCCTAACGACTCTCTGATCTCTCACCTTTCAGGATACCAGAAACCCAACCGTCCTGGGTCCTGGGGTCGCGCTTTGCACAACCTAGTTCATACCTATCTCAACGGCACGATCTCCAAGGTGGCTGTGGCCTCAAACGATCCCATCTTCCTTCTCCACCATGCCTTCATTGACAAGTAAGATGCTGTTCCCGTGACAGTGACCTCAGCAGTTGGTAGCGTTACCTACCCTGCCTAGTAAACTAATCATAGGATCCCGAGGAAGAGGGATAAATCACCAGATAAAGGAGGGGTAAGGATGGAACGCAGAGGCATAAGTAGGAGGGAGACAGGTGGATCACAATGAGAAGGAAGATGTTGAGTGGGTTACGGGGTGATGGGGAGGGAATCCGGTGGATCACACGGGGACGAGAAGGACTAAGGCAGGTGATTCACGAGGGGGGAGGTAGAGGAGATGAGTAGATCACAGGAAGGACGTAGAGGGAGATCGGTGTTTCACGGGAGGGCCATGGAGGAGCGATACTGGTGGATTATTGGTGGGGGTCGCGGGCGGAAGAGGAGGAAGAGGGTGGATCATGAGGGGTGAGATGGAGTGATAATGGTTGAGTATGGGGGTGATCGAGGAGGCAGAGTGGTGAATCACGGGGGCAAAGAGGAGGAGGGAGACGGGTGGATCACGAGGGTCGATTACTAGGAGGAGTTGGGAGACGGTGGATCTCAGAGATTGACAAGGAGACAAAGACTTTCCCTCCCTGATTGCTGTTTCCTCTGCTCCAAGGATCTGGGAAGACTGGCTACGGGCA
This region of Hemitrygon akajei chromosome 31, sHemAka1.3, whole genome shotgun sequence genomic DNA includes:
- the LOC140718988 gene encoding tyrosinase-like, whose protein sequence is MRESSPLALINIPLFLLFSRPLNPLAQFPRPCVSLSALTSRVCCPHWPGDGSPCGERSGRGSCMPFRPAPPATPPSALPSPWDFRLAWPSAFFAYACACHPRFSGFDCGKCAGGWRGPFCERWAVRVRKGVHQLSRQQWRVLLRTLKKAKGTISHRYVILATLAPDRSSFSSPSSPYASSSRFSFTLFPFSSPFPSAPPLPGYLAFLNATVYDLTTWMHYLATKPLGGKAGGGLREGAISSANFAHGGPAFAPWHRRYLAFLEEELRILSGDEDFSLPYWNWTRTPGCDVCRVSQMGRSDNRGKIRAPAFLTGWKTVCTYDGDTEASMDTICLQPTRQTHLLWRRPGGDPGAPRLPTTRDVSDALQLQNYDSHPFNQFAISSFRNVLEGYQKPNRPGSWGRALHNLVHTYLNGTISKVAVASNDPIFLLHHAFIDKIWEDWLRAHPDRFHMYPLHGLVPEGHRWDSYMVPYLPPVRIIDYYKASVHLGYTYSNSAYEEWDMAAKPPFL